A region of Paractinoplanes abujensis DNA encodes the following proteins:
- a CDS encoding helix-hairpin-helix domain-containing protein — protein sequence MASFLSLVAGVVVGFVAGWFVRGLRSPKPTATDAPAPTTSATATSAAAEAPTTEDEPKADAAVTPEPVAAPVAVAEPVVTEPDTKSTVAEAVDAPASHEPEPAAAVAVAEPVVTEPGSEPAVTEAVDAPAAVVAEPARAPQPISATVAVDEPLAETVTEPIKRASEPARPAGEPVRPAEPEPVAVTAEPTIVSPPAAEPTPVATSKPAPKPRAARTRAAKPKPVAAVPGADAADEVAAVPAPIAVAEPAVSTADTTAAVPGVGEADEVAAVPAPVAVAVTEPDDLTRIAGIGPKMAMALAASGITTFEKLADTDVAALRAAVTGAGLRLAPTLPTWPEKAKMLAGS from the coding sequence CCGCCACGGACGCGCCCGCCCCCACCACCAGCGCGACGGCCACCTCCGCGGCCGCCGAGGCCCCGACCACCGAGGACGAGCCGAAGGCCGACGCGGCCGTGACGCCCGAGCCGGTGGCCGCGCCTGTCGCCGTCGCCGAGCCCGTCGTCACCGAACCCGACACCAAGTCCACCGTCGCCGAGGCCGTCGACGCCCCCGCCTCACACGAGCCCGAGCCGGCCGCCGCTGTCGCCGTCGCCGAGCCGGTCGTCACCGAACCCGGCTCCGAGCCGGCAGTCACCGAAGCCGTGGACGCCCCCGCCGCCGTCGTGGCCGAGCCGGCGCGGGCCCCGCAGCCGATCTCCGCCACCGTGGCCGTCGACGAGCCGCTGGCCGAGACCGTCACCGAGCCGATCAAGCGCGCCTCCGAGCCGGCGCGCCCGGCCGGCGAACCGGTGCGCCCGGCCGAGCCGGAGCCCGTCGCGGTCACCGCCGAGCCGACGATCGTGTCCCCGCCGGCCGCCGAGCCGACGCCGGTGGCCACCTCGAAGCCGGCCCCGAAGCCGCGGGCGGCCCGCACCCGTGCGGCCAAGCCGAAGCCGGTCGCGGCCGTGCCCGGCGCCGACGCGGCCGACGAGGTCGCCGCCGTGCCCGCCCCCATCGCGGTGGCGGAGCCGGCCGTGTCCACTGCGGACACCACGGCCGCGGTTCCCGGTGTCGGCGAGGCCGACGAGGTCGCGGCTGTGCCCGCGCCGGTCGCGGTGGCCGTGACCGAGCCCGACGACCTCACCCGGATCGCCGGCATCGGCCCCAAGATGGCGATGGCCCTGGCCGCTTCGGGCATCACCACGTTCGAGAAGCTGGCCGACACCGACGTGGCCGCCCTGCGCGCCGCCGTCACCGGGGCCGGGCTGCGGCTCGCGCCGACCCTGCCGACCTGGCCCGAGAAGGCGAAGATGCTCGCCGGCAGCTGA
- the pstS gene encoding phosphate ABC transporter substrate-binding protein PstS — protein sequence MKTRLLGLAALLLVVAACDSPSAPASAAIECGKGSISAQGSSAQANAISAWIKAYQVSCVEATIEYTSVGSGDGRRAFFAGTGHFAGSDSPTPDDEQTQARVRCRGPLVHLPMVAGPIALAYTVAGVNDLRLSPATIARIFTGRATRWNDRAVRADNPGVTLPETPIRTVHRAGSSGTTENFTRFLASTARADWGSKVSPTWPARGGIAAESSNDLVSAIERTDGAIGYVEASYARFHNLPTAEVGNAAGQFVAVGDAAAARTVGGARVVGTEGLRLEFDYRVSDPRAYPLVLVTYEIVCRTGTPDLVKSFLSYASSAAGQDTAAATGYAPLPDELRERVAQTVAAL from the coding sequence ATGAAGACCCGGCTGCTCGGACTGGCCGCGCTGCTGCTGGTCGTCGCGGCGTGCGACTCGCCCAGCGCCCCCGCATCCGCCGCCATCGAGTGCGGCAAGGGCTCGATCAGCGCGCAGGGTTCCTCGGCGCAGGCCAACGCGATCAGCGCGTGGATCAAGGCCTATCAGGTCAGCTGTGTCGAGGCGACCATCGAGTACACGAGTGTGGGTTCCGGCGACGGCCGGCGCGCGTTCTTCGCGGGCACCGGGCACTTCGCGGGTTCCGACTCGCCCACGCCCGACGACGAGCAGACCCAGGCCCGCGTACGGTGCCGGGGCCCGCTGGTGCATCTGCCAATGGTGGCCGGCCCGATAGCGCTCGCCTATACGGTGGCCGGCGTCAACGATCTGCGCCTGTCCCCGGCCACGATCGCCCGTATCTTCACCGGCCGGGCCACGCGCTGGAACGATCGGGCCGTGCGGGCCGACAACCCGGGCGTGACGCTGCCGGAGACGCCGATCCGCACGGTTCACCGGGCCGGCAGTTCCGGCACGACCGAGAACTTCACCCGGTTCCTCGCCTCGACGGCCCGGGCCGACTGGGGTTCGAAGGTGAGCCCGACGTGGCCGGCGCGCGGGGGCATCGCCGCCGAGAGCAGCAACGACCTCGTCTCGGCGATCGAACGCACCGACGGCGCCATCGGATACGTGGAGGCCTCGTACGCCCGCTTCCACAACCTGCCGACCGCGGAGGTGGGCAATGCCGCCGGCCAGTTCGTCGCGGTCGGCGACGCGGCCGCGGCCCGTACGGTGGGCGGTGCGCGCGTCGTGGGCACCGAGGGGCTGCGCCTCGAGTTCGACTACCGCGTTTCCGACCCCCGCGCCTACCCCCTGGTGCTGGTCACCTACGAGATCGTCTGCCGGACCGGCACACCGGACCTGGTCAAGAGCTTCCTCTCGTACGCCTCCAGCGCCGCCGGGCAGGACACGGCGGCGGCCACGGGATATGCGCCGCTGCCGGACGAGTTGCGCGAGCGCGTGGCGCAGACAGTCGCGGCCCTGTAG